A genome region from Vulpes lagopus strain Blue_001 chromosome 7, ASM1834538v1, whole genome shotgun sequence includes the following:
- the LOC121495087 gene encoding olfactory receptor-like protein OLF4 — protein MEPENDTQISEFLLLGFSEEPELQPFLFGLFLLMYLVTILGNLLIILAVSYDTHLHTPMYFFLANLSFVDICFTSTTLPKMLVNIQTQRKVIIYESCIMQMYFFLLFAGLDNFLLSVMAYDRFVAICHPLHYMVTMNPQLCGLLVLVSWIMSALHSLLQTLMVLRLSFHTEVEIPHFFCELNQMIQLACSDTFLNNMVLYFAAMLLAGIPMAGVLYSYCKIVSSIRRISSAQGKHKAFSTCASHLSVVSLFYCTSLGVYLSSAATQSSHSSAVASVMYTVVTPMLNPFIYSLRNKDIKEALSVFFRGKT, from the coding sequence ATGGAACCAGAGAATGATACacaaatttcagaatttcttcttctgggattttcAGAGGAACCAGAATTGCAGCCCTTCCTCTTTGGACTATTCCTGTTAATGTACTTGGTCACCATACTTGGGAACCTGCTCATCATCCTGGCTGTCAGCTATGAcacccacctccacacccccatgtacttcttccttgccaaccTGTCCTTTGTAGACATCTGTTTCACCTCCACTACACTCCCCAAAATGCTGGTAAatatacaaacacaaagaaaagtcATAATTTATGAAAGCTGCATTATGCAGATgtactttttcttactttttgctGGTTTGGACAACTTTCTTCTGAGTGTTATGGCCTATGACCGATTTGTGGCCATCTGTCACCCCCTGCACTACATGGTCACCATGAACCCCCAGCTCTGTGGACTGCTGGTTCTGGTGTCCTGGATCATGAGTGCCCTGCATTCTTTGTTACAAACATTGATGGTGTTGCGGTTGTCCTTCCATACAGAGGTGGAAATCCCCCACTTTTTCTGTGAACTCAATCAGATGATCCAACTTGCCTGTTCTGACACCTTTCTTAATAACATGGTGTTGTACTTTGCAGCTATGCTGCTGGCTGGTATCCCCATGGCTGGGGTCCTCTACTCTTATTGTAAGATAGTTTCCTCTATACGTAGAATCTCATCAGCTCAGGGCAAGCATAAAGCATTTTCCACCTGTGCATCACATCTTTCAgttgtctctttattttattgtacGAGCTTAGGTGTGTACCTTAGCTCTGCAGCTACCCAGAGCTCCCACTCAAGTGCAGTAGCCTCAGTGATGTACACGGTGGTCACACCCATGCTGAATCCCTTCATTTACAGCCTGAGGAACAAAGATATAAAGGAGGCGCTAAGTGTGTTTTTCAGAGGGAAGACATAA